A window of the Henckelia pumila isolate YLH828 chromosome 3, ASM3356847v2, whole genome shotgun sequence genome harbors these coding sequences:
- the LOC140893412 gene encoding nudix hydrolase 26, chloroplastic-like, translating into MENPPQDYRRNVGICLINPSRKIFAASRLDIPNAWQMPQGGIDKNEDPRTAVMRELREETRVTSADIVAEVPYWLTHDFPPEFREKLKQQWGSDWKGRAHKW; encoded by the exons ATGGAAAACCCACCTCAAGATTACCGAAGAAATGTCGGGATTTGTCTCATCAACCCATCTAGAAAG ATTTTTGCTGCTTCCAGGCTTGATATACCAAATGCTTGGCAGATGCCTCAG GGAGGAATTGATAAAAATGAGGATCCTAGGACTGCCGTCATGAGGGAGTTGAGAGAAGAAACTAGAGTTACCTCTGCTGATATTGTGGCTGAG GTGCCGTATTGGTTAACGCATGATTTCCCTCCAGAATTCAGGGAAAAACTTAAGCAACAATGGGGTTCAGACTGGAAAGGTCGAGCACATAAATGGTAA
- the LOC140888909 gene encoding uncharacterized protein, producing MVNLQVDMGYSDVANHADIHSPNALRNEYFDRTFTTDEGVLISHPSNIEETEVVRVKLSRINLSDEKMTKDLVTYTGVDLTPTNLCDEQMVEDLGGDVVKQQFIGDPRSASYSFVGGSTLAVGQEFETKEEVKNELIKIAISACFEIHVLKSTKILYEVRCVTNACTWRVRAGKMNDSTRFRIKTYCNTHTCDLGDRRRRHRQASSAVVALLENYKGKYTTPTPKLIMTMMQNKGLGVSYYKEWKGKQISQNKLRGDPDENCMWLPSYLEMIKRVNDEQHRFKYVFVVFGACVSGFKFMRKVIAIDGTFLKGKYKGVLLVATAQYGDFYQYPIAWGVVDSETTESWTWFLKNLQELIPDDERLLIISDRHQGIINVVANVYENAHHGYCVWHLSQNIKSKFRKTGASESFARIAHLYKSSEFDSQYADMKSRYPQLAAYLEEHTCFEKWCRSYYPSSRYNIMTTNGVESINSRLWYDRELPIISLLDALQKVTSGWFTRYRNAANECTTSVTPSVEKILRERFILSQTMHVEELNEMEYDVTGHGHNEIVDFGSK from the coding sequence ATGGTAAATCTTCAAGTTGATATGGGATATAGTGATGTTGCCAATCATGCTGATATTCATTCACCCAATGCTTTGCGTAATGAATATTTTGATCGTACTTTTACCACTGACGAGGGTGTATTGATATCTCATCCATCAAATATTGAAGAAACTGAGGTTGTTAGAGTGAAATTAAGTCGAATTAATTTGTCCGATGAAAAAATGACAAAAGATTTAGTAACTTATACTGGAGTGGACTTAACTCCAACTAATTTGTGTGATGAACAAATGGTAGAAGATTTAGGAGGTGATGTGGTGAAACAACAATTTATTGGTGATCCTCGTAGTGCTAGTTATTCTTTCGTAGGCGGATCAACTCTTGCTGTTGGACAAGAATTTGAAACCAAAGAGGAAGTGAAGAATGAGCTGATAAAGATTGCGATATCTGCATGCTTCgagattcatgttttgaaatcTACAAAAATTCTTTATGAAGTTCGTTGTGTCACCAATGCATGTACCTGGAGAGTGAGAGCTGGAAAAATGAATGATTCAACTCGTTTTCGTATCAAAACTTATTGCAATACACACACATGCGACCTTGGCGATagaagaagaagacataggcaagCGAGTTCTGCTGTTGTTGCGTTATTGGAGAATTATAAAGGTAAATACACGACACCTACACCAAAATTGATAATGACAATGATGCAAAATAAGGGACTTGGTGTTTCTTATTATAAGGAATGGAAAGGCAAACAAATTTCTCAAAACAAATTAAGAGGTGATCCGGATGAGAATTGTATGTGGCTACCTTCGTATTTGGAAATGATAAAGCGAGTGAATGATGAGCAACATAGATTTAAATATGTGTTTGTAGTTTTTGGTGCATGTGTCAGCGGCTTCAAATTTATGAGAAAAGTTATTGCCATTGATGGAACATTTTTGAAAGGTAAATACAAAGGTGTGTTACTTGTTGCAACTGCCCAGTATGGAGATTTTTATCAATATCCTATTGCATGGGGTGTTGTTGACTCAGAGACTACCGAATCATGGACATGGTTTCTAAAAAACCTCCAAGAATTGATACCTGATGATGAAAGATTGTTGATTATTTCTGATAGGCATCAAGGTATAATAAATGTTGTTGCTAATGTGTATGAAAATGCACATCATGGTTATTGTGTGTGGCATCTTTCACAAAATATAAAATCTAAATTCAGAAAAACAGGTGCTTCTGAATCATTCGCACGAATAGCACACTTATATAAATCTTCTGAATTTGATTCACAATACGCTGATATGAAGAGCAGATATCCACAACTAGCAGCCTATTTGGAAGAGCACACTTGTTTTGAAAAATGGTGTAGATCATATTATCCGAGCTCAAGGTATAACATAATGACAACAAATGGGGTTGAATCGATAAATTCTAGATTATGGTATGACAGAGAGCTTCCTATTATTTCATTGCTAGATGCACTTCAAAAGGTTACTTCGGGTTGGTTTACCAGATATCGTAATGCTGCAAATGAATGCACGACATCAGTGACACCTTCTGTGGAGAAGATTCTTCGGGAAAGGTTCATTTTATCTCAGACAATGCATGTGGAAGAATTGAATGAGATGGAATATGATGTTACTGGTCATGGACACAATGAAATTgtggattttggttcaaaatAA